The following are encoded in a window of uncultured Sphaerochaeta sp. genomic DNA:
- a CDS encoding glycoside hydrolase family 38 C-terminal domain-containing protein yields the protein MHKDSLTIHLIGNAHIDILWLWKWEEGVQEIRSTFASVLDRIEEHDDFVFTSACAYYYELVEKIDPLLFGRIQEAVKSGKWYIVGGWWLQPDCNAPSGESFVRQGLYGQTYFASRFGVIAKHGYNVDSFGHHGNLPQILKKMEIDTYTYMRPGEHEKSIAKSLFQWKGIDGTKVMTFRIPPNYNNASDWGEGLKAKIDGLRDQAEKESIPLMGFYGVGNHGGGPTKENLRTLDTLIDEDDSIGYSSVGRYFSQIITAEGLPIVEGDLQFHAIGCYSAYSMIKRLNNSAEHLLMRTEKMISVLSAIVEPEKGSYKIMKESWKKVLVNQFHDSLGGCSIPEAYDKVIQSYGWAMESADTLASLSLQKLASRVRTFQSGTTLLVWNPHPWKVTECIDINTVPTSIVNETGDDVVFEIVPTNSIGNEYTHAARVCVQAPPLGYAAYQLNDTQSRLASEQLRSLQYVRTTTNVIEAGTFSCEIDQETGAIVSLRNVINGKEYLGPKGIRPYVVDDDSDTWSHALCSYRGKRTPMQLKSFQMVSSGPVSTEYEVTYQGEHSLVVLRLKLYQQLDYLDLSTRVLWHEHQKLLQLVIDTPFGDEEINWKTEIPYGAIARPKNGNEYPVQRWSWIGRKDGVGLLVINDGVYSASAEEGALRLTLLRSPIFAHHEPAHPRPDLYPRYMEQGEHQFLFRLIPQGGERSGTNDFGRAALQFNQRQQVLLESIHGGELSLSSSYCELEGDASLIISTIKRSEADDGWVIRVFESSGQEARGILHLRWLSISKQIVQNSFELQTYFVSDTSKSILECNLLEHPSR from the coding sequence ATGCATAAAGATTCTCTTACAATCCATCTGATTGGCAATGCTCATATTGATATTCTCTGGCTCTGGAAATGGGAAGAAGGCGTACAAGAAATACGTTCTACGTTTGCTTCAGTCTTGGATAGGATCGAAGAACATGATGATTTTGTATTTACCTCTGCTTGTGCATACTACTATGAGTTGGTTGAAAAAATTGATCCCTTGTTGTTTGGCAGAATTCAAGAGGCCGTGAAGAGCGGTAAGTGGTATATTGTAGGTGGATGGTGGTTGCAACCCGATTGTAATGCTCCCTCAGGAGAATCGTTCGTGCGTCAAGGACTGTATGGGCAAACGTATTTTGCTTCTCGGTTTGGAGTAATTGCAAAGCACGGCTATAATGTTGATTCTTTCGGCCATCATGGGAATCTTCCCCAAATACTCAAGAAAATGGAAATTGATACGTATACATACATGCGCCCAGGGGAACATGAAAAATCGATTGCAAAAAGCCTGTTTCAATGGAAAGGAATTGATGGAACCAAGGTGATGACATTTAGAATTCCTCCAAATTACAACAATGCCAGTGATTGGGGTGAAGGGCTGAAGGCGAAAATTGATGGATTGCGGGATCAAGCAGAAAAGGAATCTATTCCTTTAATGGGATTCTACGGAGTGGGAAACCATGGCGGTGGCCCCACGAAAGAAAACTTGCGTACACTCGATACCCTTATCGATGAAGACGATTCGATAGGGTACAGCAGTGTGGGAAGATACTTCTCTCAGATTATCACTGCTGAAGGTCTTCCTATTGTGGAAGGTGACCTGCAATTCCATGCCATAGGATGTTACAGTGCATACAGTATGATCAAGCGACTGAACAACAGTGCTGAGCACCTGTTGATGAGAACCGAGAAAATGATCTCAGTACTTTCAGCAATAGTTGAACCAGAGAAAGGTTCCTATAAGATAATGAAGGAGTCTTGGAAGAAAGTATTGGTTAATCAATTCCATGATTCACTCGGTGGCTGTTCAATCCCAGAGGCTTACGATAAGGTAATTCAATCGTACGGTTGGGCGATGGAAAGTGCTGATACCTTAGCATCCTTGAGTCTGCAGAAATTGGCTTCTAGAGTACGAACATTCCAGAGCGGGACAACTCTCCTTGTCTGGAATCCTCATCCCTGGAAGGTAACTGAATGCATTGATATAAATACAGTACCGACTTCTATTGTCAATGAAACTGGAGATGATGTTGTCTTTGAGATTGTACCAACTAATTCTATTGGGAATGAATATACCCATGCTGCTCGTGTCTGTGTACAGGCTCCTCCATTGGGTTACGCTGCATATCAACTAAACGATACGCAATCAAGGTTGGCTTCTGAACAGCTCCGCTCTCTTCAGTATGTGAGAACAACCACTAATGTAATTGAGGCAGGCACCTTCTCTTGTGAGATTGATCAAGAGACAGGGGCAATAGTTTCGTTAAGAAATGTAATAAATGGAAAGGAATATCTTGGACCAAAGGGAATCAGACCCTATGTTGTTGATGATGATTCTGATACCTGGTCTCATGCTCTCTGTAGTTATCGAGGGAAACGGACACCCATGCAGCTTAAATCCTTCCAGATGGTGTCTTCTGGCCCAGTCTCAACTGAATATGAAGTTACCTACCAGGGTGAACATAGCCTAGTGGTACTTAGGCTGAAACTGTACCAGCAACTCGACTATCTTGATCTTAGTACAAGAGTTCTCTGGCATGAGCACCAGAAATTGTTGCAACTTGTCATAGATACCCCTTTTGGCGATGAAGAAATCAACTGGAAGACGGAAATTCCCTATGGTGCAATAGCTCGTCCAAAGAATGGTAATGAGTATCCTGTGCAGCGGTGGAGTTGGATTGGTAGAAAAGATGGAGTAGGTCTTCTTGTCATAAACGATGGGGTTTATAGTGCAAGTGCAGAAGAAGGTGCCCTCCGATTAACATTGCTCAGAAGCCCCATTTTTGCACACCATGAGCCTGCACATCCAAGACCCGATCTGTATCCACGATATATGGAGCAGGGGGAACATCAGTTCCTGTTCCGACTTATTCCTCAAGGTGGAGAGCGTTCAGGAACTAATGACTTTGGTAGGGCTGCCCTCCAGTTCAATCAGAGGCAGCAGGTCTTGCTTGAGTCAATACACGGAGGGGAGTTGTCTCTTTCTTCCAGTTATTGTGAACTCGAAGGAGATGCTTCCTTGATCATCTCTACCATAAAGAGAAGTGAAGCTGATGATGGTTGGGTGATTCGTGTCTTTGAATCATCGGGTCAGGAAGCAAGAGGAATCTTGCATCTCCGTTGGCTTAGTATCTCAAAACAGATTGTACAGAATTCGTTTGAATTGCAGACATATTTCGTTTCCGATACCTCAAAGTCCATCCTTGAGTGCAATTTGTTGGAACATCCATCACGTTAA
- a CDS encoding alpha-mannosidase: MMFTDFSLDKIARQTALLKKVRYRDGFTISSLIATEEPEGAAQWSLIKPGKTSTIMEVGNFWKGRDKYLWLHCDVIIPEKFRGKDVVGLFDFGRTGAGFNSGFESLLYLDGVPYQGVDTNHQEVFFKDEHIGRRLSLDFRLWSGLEGGGEIEIQYHQIRKAGVYSLDPAIDKLFYLLSDWIEAIRIIPEDRVVKHELQALLVETYKRLDFNLPFNSEAFSSSAQSALAFCLQELKNIDNDEKVKVGCIGHTHIDLAWLWRYKHTREKTQRSFSTVQQLMERYPEYIFLQTQAQLYESVKHDHPALYEDIRAKVGSRQWEASGSMWVEADCNIPSGESLTRQILYGKLFFRKEFGVDNTFLWLPDVFGYSWALPQILKKSGIDTFITTKISWNEINRMPHDTFIWVGIDGTEILTHFITTPDEEGLRKFYTYNGHIYPRTLKGIWNTYQDKALNHNLLLSYGYGDGGGGVTRDMLEHLRASKEIPGIPKPYTTRVDEYLEGLHHRLDDERVKPGLKRWDKELYLEFHRGTYTSQAYVKYMNRRLELLYRDAEVLSSLRTISTKKWDSDSWASLQRGWKLILKNQFHDIIPGSSISEVYQDTREEYEEAGTIGESAIHSLERKDDSSIISVVNTTSWNRSGYITMDGCYEIVGEKNCPVQYLGSSGSEQSLVWIPNINPLSTIQLKRVGKTGAIRQDSCFTFSNNCLETPFYTINFNVSGQISSMIDKDSNRELFFDDANVLQIFEDRPRNHDAWEMEASLDHRKELITNLQTMNVVESGPLAAKIEFVWVYGSSRIFQNLIVYAKHKRVDFHTVVDWKERSKLLKVAFPVSVHTNSARFDMQYGSLERSTHTSTSWDEAQFEVVGHQWADVSEYGFGVALMNDSKYGYDIKHGVMRLSLLKGAEYPDPQADVGRHEFTYALYAHEKAWNESELIELAWDLNAPLSVFDGVFMEEELFNLTAKGIALDALKKSEEGDDLILRIHDMHGGRSQFSLQFNTPIKKWCEATLLEDPIGEWVKNSIIEREVKPFEIVTFRICL; encoded by the coding sequence ATGATGTTTACTGATTTTAGTCTCGATAAAATTGCCAGACAGACGGCCCTCTTGAAAAAGGTGCGCTACCGCGATGGTTTTACCATTTCCTCTCTTATCGCTACAGAGGAACCTGAGGGTGCAGCTCAATGGTCCTTAATCAAGCCTGGTAAGACATCTACCATCATGGAGGTGGGTAACTTCTGGAAAGGGAGGGATAAATATCTTTGGTTGCATTGTGATGTGATAATTCCAGAAAAGTTCAGAGGGAAAGATGTGGTTGGCCTTTTTGATTTTGGACGGACAGGAGCAGGATTTAATAGTGGTTTTGAGTCTCTGTTATATCTTGATGGAGTGCCATATCAAGGGGTGGATACGAACCACCAGGAAGTATTCTTCAAAGATGAGCACATTGGACGGAGGCTCTCGTTGGATTTCAGGCTATGGAGCGGCCTGGAAGGAGGAGGTGAAATAGAGATTCAATATCACCAAATCAGAAAAGCAGGAGTCTATTCTCTTGATCCAGCAATAGACAAGTTGTTTTATCTTCTCTCGGATTGGATTGAAGCTATCAGAATTATCCCCGAAGATCGAGTGGTAAAACATGAGCTGCAGGCTTTGCTTGTTGAGACATATAAAAGACTTGATTTCAATTTGCCTTTCAACTCTGAAGCCTTTTCATCTTCTGCACAATCAGCACTTGCTTTCTGTTTGCAAGAGCTTAAGAACATTGATAATGATGAGAAAGTGAAGGTAGGTTGCATAGGGCATACGCATATCGACCTTGCATGGTTATGGAGATATAAGCATACTCGAGAGAAAACTCAACGCTCTTTCTCTACAGTCCAACAACTCATGGAGCGATATCCAGAGTATATTTTCCTTCAGACACAAGCCCAGCTGTATGAATCGGTGAAACATGATCACCCGGCCTTATATGAAGACATACGAGCTAAAGTAGGTTCCAGGCAGTGGGAAGCCTCAGGGTCAATGTGGGTTGAAGCTGACTGCAATATTCCATCAGGAGAGTCTTTGACCAGGCAGATTCTCTATGGAAAACTTTTCTTTAGGAAAGAGTTTGGGGTTGATAACACATTTCTATGGCTTCCAGATGTCTTCGGATACAGCTGGGCATTGCCTCAGATTCTTAAGAAATCAGGTATTGATACGTTCATCACCACGAAGATTAGTTGGAACGAAATTAATCGAATGCCTCATGATACGTTTATTTGGGTTGGTATTGATGGTACAGAAATACTCACGCACTTTATTACCACTCCGGACGAAGAGGGCCTCAGGAAGTTCTACACGTATAATGGACACATATATCCAAGGACGCTGAAAGGGATTTGGAATACCTATCAGGATAAGGCCCTCAACCATAATCTTCTTCTCTCGTATGGGTATGGAGATGGTGGAGGTGGCGTAACACGAGATATGCTAGAACATCTCCGTGCATCAAAAGAAATTCCAGGAATACCAAAACCGTATACAACACGAGTTGATGAATATCTTGAAGGCCTTCATCATCGTCTAGATGATGAGAGGGTAAAACCTGGGCTGAAAAGATGGGACAAGGAGCTCTATCTGGAATTTCATAGAGGAACGTATACTTCTCAAGCATATGTAAAATATATGAATCGTAGGCTTGAATTGCTCTATCGAGATGCTGAAGTGCTCTCAAGCTTGAGAACTATTTCAACGAAAAAATGGGATTCTGATAGCTGGGCTTCTTTACAGAGAGGCTGGAAATTGATTCTCAAGAACCAATTTCATGATATCATTCCTGGTTCAAGTATCTCTGAAGTATACCAGGATACACGTGAGGAGTATGAAGAGGCAGGCACGATTGGAGAGAGTGCTATTCATTCACTGGAAAGAAAAGATGATTCCTCAATCATTTCGGTTGTCAATACAACTTCTTGGAATCGTTCAGGATATATAACAATGGACGGTTGTTATGAAATTGTTGGGGAGAAGAACTGTCCTGTCCAGTACTTGGGGAGCTCTGGAAGTGAACAGTCCTTGGTTTGGATTCCAAATATAAACCCATTGAGCACTATACAGCTGAAGAGAGTAGGGAAAACAGGTGCGATCAGGCAGGATTCTTGCTTCACATTCTCAAATAATTGCCTGGAGACACCTTTCTATACGATCAATTTCAATGTTAGCGGCCAGATATCTTCAATGATAGACAAGGATAGTAACAGGGAATTATTCTTTGATGATGCAAATGTTTTACAGATCTTCGAAGATCGACCAAGAAATCATGATGCTTGGGAAATGGAAGCGTCCCTTGATCATCGAAAAGAGCTTATTACCAACTTACAGACAATGAACGTGGTTGAATCTGGCCCACTGGCAGCAAAGATTGAGTTTGTTTGGGTATATGGCTCCTCCAGGATATTCCAGAACCTCATAGTATATGCAAAGCATAAAAGAGTGGATTTCCATACAGTTGTTGACTGGAAAGAACGGAGTAAGCTACTAAAAGTTGCCTTCCCGGTTTCGGTTCACACAAATTCAGCAAGATTTGATATGCAATATGGAAGTCTTGAACGGTCAACACATACCAGTACAAGTTGGGACGAAGCACAGTTTGAGGTAGTAGGTCACCAATGGGCTGATGTTTCTGAATATGGTTTTGGTGTGGCACTCATGAATGACAGCAAGTATGGATATGATATCAAGCACGGTGTTATGCGGCTTTCACTGTTGAAAGGTGCAGAGTATCCCGATCCACAGGCTGATGTTGGGAGACATGAGTTCACCTATGCTCTCTATGCACATGAGAAAGCCTGGAATGAGTCAGAACTTATTGAGCTTGCCTGGGATCTTAATGCCCCTTTGTCTGTGTTTGATGGTGTATTTATGGAAGAAGAATTGTTTAACCTCACAGCTAAAGGAATTGCCCTCGATGCACTTAAAAAGTCAGAAGAGGGTGATGATTTGATACTTCGTATTCATGATATGCATGGAGGGCGTAGTCAGTTTAGCCTTCAATTCAATACTCCGATCAAGAAGTGGTGTGAAGCAACGTTGCTTGAAGACCCTATTGGTGAATGGGTTAAGAATTCAATAATTGAACGTGAAGTAAAGCCATTTGAGATTGTTACGTTTAGGATTTGTCTGTAA
- a CDS encoding AraC family transcriptional regulator: protein MEEIIDTWCWEDHNKVITYDQHKIQGLKNITFSNPSTATPPSPEHYHSDIIEIHCLIKGKRVCHVNNETYTVTGNEMFLTFPFEPHHTSRYHSSPYTFFGLQIDLKDQDHLLGLNVEYSRALYKLLTSCEYRHLRFPASDAQWLKQGFSYISDGNESSKMLGVQFFTSFLFKIQDFIPVKRDQKVIFDSNIKRVIDHIEKQDSENTSLQELAAISGYSLSRFKSKFKEVVGFPPASYITLKKLEHAKQLLAHTDLSITQIALDAGFSSSNYFCTKMKNLTSYSPVEYRRASRKNKVE, encoded by the coding sequence GTGGAAGAGATTATTGATACTTGGTGCTGGGAAGATCATAACAAAGTCATTACGTATGACCAACATAAGATCCAAGGTCTGAAGAACATCACGTTCTCAAACCCTTCGACGGCAACACCACCTTCCCCTGAACACTATCACTCTGACATCATAGAGATCCATTGCCTGATCAAGGGAAAACGTGTCTGCCATGTAAATAATGAAACATATACGGTTACCGGCAATGAAATGTTTCTTACCTTTCCATTTGAACCTCATCATACATCGAGGTATCACTCCAGTCCCTATACCTTTTTTGGCTTGCAAATTGACCTGAAAGACCAGGATCACCTTCTGGGCCTGAATGTAGAGTATAGTCGTGCTCTGTATAAACTTCTCACTTCTTGCGAGTATCGTCACCTACGATTCCCTGCTAGTGATGCCCAATGGTTAAAACAGGGCTTTTCGTATATCAGTGATGGTAATGAATCATCAAAAATGCTTGGTGTACAATTTTTCACCAGCTTCCTGTTTAAGATACAGGATTTCATCCCCGTGAAACGAGACCAGAAAGTTATTTTCGACAGTAATATCAAACGTGTTATCGACCATATTGAAAAACAGGATTCGGAAAATACCAGCTTGCAAGAACTAGCTGCCATTTCTGGGTACTCCTTGTCCAGGTTCAAGAGCAAATTCAAAGAAGTTGTGGGATTTCCCCCTGCCAGTTACATTACACTTAAAAAACTTGAGCATGCGAAGCAGTTGCTTGCCCATACCGATCTCTCCATCACCCAGATAGCACTTGATGCAGGGTTCTCATCAAGCAACTATTTCTGTACGAAAATGAAGAACCTTACTTCTTACTCCCCTGTTGAGTATAGGAGAGCATCTCGAAAGAACAAGGTTGAGTGA
- a CDS encoding dihydrodipicolinate synthase family protein, protein MNNGIADGVWPVMITPFTENNTIDYDGVLELLHWYDSQNVSGIFAVCQSSEMFFLTWEERLELITFIRKNLPSKLGLIASGHVEKDLQEQIRQANMFIETGIDSYVFISNQFASQDEGDDVAKKRIETLLSNIDGNSFGVYECPYPYKRLLTPELLSWCAKTEKFGFLKDTCCNLSELKAKIKAVEGTPLKIYNANAATLLESLKMGAAGYSGVMANFHAGLYVWLCANYAKQKETASQVQDLLGMASIIECQYYPVNAKYHCQLEGLDLNLFSRVQDFTQFTSSRRLEVEQLRRTVNLFETLVLGK, encoded by the coding sequence ATGAATAATGGCATTGCAGATGGTGTTTGGCCAGTAATGATAACACCTTTCACCGAAAATAATACCATTGATTATGATGGCGTATTGGAATTATTGCACTGGTATGACAGTCAGAATGTAAGTGGTATTTTTGCGGTTTGCCAATCGAGTGAAATGTTTTTTCTCACTTGGGAAGAGCGTTTGGAACTCATCACATTTATTCGGAAAAATCTCCCTAGCAAACTCGGTCTCATTGCTTCAGGACATGTTGAAAAAGATCTCCAGGAGCAGATTAGACAAGCTAATATGTTTATTGAAACTGGTATCGATTCCTATGTCTTCATTTCGAATCAGTTTGCATCTCAGGATGAAGGTGATGATGTCGCGAAAAAACGGATTGAAACCTTATTATCTAATATTGATGGTAACAGCTTCGGTGTCTATGAGTGCCCCTATCCCTACAAGCGTCTGTTGACACCAGAACTGCTTTCATGGTGTGCAAAGACAGAAAAGTTTGGGTTTCTCAAGGATACTTGTTGTAACCTGTCTGAATTGAAAGCAAAGATTAAAGCAGTTGAGGGAACTCCTCTCAAGATATATAACGCAAATGCTGCCACGCTGCTGGAAAGCTTAAAGATGGGAGCCGCTGGATACAGTGGTGTCATGGCAAACTTCCATGCTGGGCTCTATGTATGGCTTTGTGCAAATTATGCCAAACAGAAAGAAACAGCTTCACAAGTGCAAGACCTATTGGGTATGGCCAGTATCATTGAATGCCAATACTATCCGGTAAATGCCAAATATCATTGTCAATTGGAAGGGCTTGATCTCAATCTTTTCAGTCGTGTGCAGGATTTTACCCAGTTTACCTCCAGCAGGAGGCTTGAAGTCGAACAGCTTAGAAGAACGGTCAACCTATTTGAGACTCTTGTATTAGGAAAATGA
- a CDS encoding sialic acid TRAP transporter substrate-binding protein SiaP, protein MKRFTTILLVLLMVSVSAWAAGSTESAEKPVELIFTSISVSGDSHTEAMYVFADKVKELTNGSVEVKVYDNGTLFSSENEFDALVSGEADIAYLSFPTIATQIPSFSMFGSGYFFSSYEHMTATLNGSIADEHIWPKVREVINVQPLGSLYLGSRVINTRNRPINSYADMEGLLLRMPNSESWLFLGEALGANPTPLSFSELYSALQTGAVDGQDNPLPTVESAKFYEVTKYLALTNHVIDSVTPCVNLDKWNSMTKEQQEAVQEAMTIAIEYNDKTRLEAEASLVEFFEGEGLTVTTPDINEFRENVQAAYAANTKMVSSWDMDLYEQVQSLAK, encoded by the coding sequence ATGAAACGTTTTACAACTATCTTACTTGTTCTATTGATGGTAAGCGTGTCTGCATGGGCTGCAGGATCTACAGAAAGTGCTGAGAAACCTGTTGAGTTGATTTTCACTTCGATTTCAGTTTCTGGAGACTCTCATACAGAAGCCATGTATGTCTTTGCTGATAAGGTCAAAGAATTGACCAATGGTAGTGTTGAAGTAAAAGTGTATGATAATGGAACCCTTTTCTCTTCTGAGAATGAGTTCGATGCACTTGTAAGTGGAGAGGCCGATATTGCGTATCTTTCGTTCCCCACCATTGCAACCCAGATTCCTTCATTCAGCATGTTCGGTTCTGGTTATTTCTTCAGCTCCTATGAGCACATGACTGCTACACTTAATGGTAGTATTGCGGATGAACATATCTGGCCAAAAGTCCGTGAAGTCATTAATGTTCAGCCACTGGGAAGCCTCTATCTTGGCAGTCGTGTAATCAATACTCGTAACCGGCCTATCAACAGCTATGCTGATATGGAAGGACTTCTTCTTCGCATGCCAAACTCTGAATCTTGGTTGTTCCTTGGTGAAGCGCTTGGTGCTAATCCTACTCCTCTTTCTTTCAGTGAATTGTATTCGGCATTGCAGACCGGTGCAGTGGACGGACAGGATAACCCCTTGCCAACAGTAGAAAGTGCAAAATTCTATGAAGTAACCAAGTATCTTGCTCTTACAAACCATGTTATTGACTCTGTCACTCCTTGTGTGAATTTGGACAAATGGAATTCCATGACAAAAGAGCAGCAGGAGGCTGTACAGGAAGCAATGACCATTGCTATCGAATACAACGACAAGACAAGGCTTGAGGCTGAAGCTAGTCTGGTGGAGTTCTTTGAGGGAGAGGGCCTGACAGTGACTACTCCAGACATCAACGAATTCAGGGAAAACGTCCAAGCAGCATATGCTGCCAATACCAAGATGGTTTCCAGCTGGGATATGGATTTGTATGAACAAGTTCAGAGCCTTGCGAAGTAG
- a CDS encoding TRAP transporter small permease subunit, whose translation MQRLHALGKKLIYVFDTLIPNVTFIIIFITFMLTIISRYILKTPVTWSYEVSILAYMWTMFFGVGKALQQKEHVVFSLLYDHVSPRKQLIFDILSNLLIVLLIGIALVPSVNSLLKKKMITGVLKIPYTVAFAPLIYMFVNVMIRSIIELRVYVNELICMMRNPK comes from the coding sequence ATGCAACGATTACATGCTTTAGGAAAGAAACTGATTTATGTGTTCGATACGTTGATACCTAACGTAACGTTCATCATTATTTTTATAACGTTCATGCTCACCATAATAAGTCGGTATATTCTGAAAACCCCAGTAACCTGGAGTTATGAAGTGAGTATTCTTGCGTATATGTGGACAATGTTTTTTGGAGTAGGTAAAGCACTGCAGCAGAAAGAGCATGTAGTATTCTCTCTTCTTTATGATCATGTAAGTCCTCGCAAGCAGTTGATTTTTGATATTCTTTCAAATCTACTCATCGTCCTGTTGATCGGAATTGCTCTGGTTCCTTCAGTCAACTCATTACTTAAAAAGAAGATGATTACCGGTGTTCTGAAAATTCCCTATACTGTTGCATTCGCACCACTTATTTACATGTTTGTTAATGTCATGATCAGAAGCATTATTGAGTTGCGTGTGTATGTGAATGAGCTGATATGTATGATGAGGAATCCAAAATGA
- a CDS encoding TRAP transporter large permease: MNIILLLFLVLAICFLIRMPVSFAMLIASISYFVMSGRNMEQVLSVLTGNMYSNYTMLAAPLFIFMANVMNEGEITDKLFRFCNGLFGRMRGGTAQVNVAASLIFSGMTGSAIADASGIGLMEIEQMKKEGYDTEFSCALTAASATVGPIFPPSIPMVIYAMISGASIGKLFMGGMVPGLILSLLLGIYVAIISIKRKYPRGEQMAFRMFLRVTLEAFPALFTVILLLGGIYLGVVTPTEAGALSSAYAILISILIYHNLGPKKMWRIIKKSAANTATLALLAGSSMLFSYIISLEQVPRVIAAFVMGLTENKYIFLFIVNIVFLLLGCVLDVSTIQLVFVPMVLPLVNAFGIDLVHFGVVICLNMMIGLSTPPFGMLLFIVSGLGKAKISGVIREIIPMIAVMIALLFAITYIPDIVMWIPNNLM, translated from the coding sequence ATGAATATAATACTCCTGCTTTTTCTTGTTCTCGCTATTTGCTTCCTCATTCGTATGCCTGTTTCCTTTGCCATGCTTATTGCCTCGATTTCTTATTTTGTAATGAGTGGCAGGAACATGGAACAAGTGCTTTCAGTTCTCACGGGTAATATGTATTCCAACTATACAATGCTGGCAGCGCCTCTCTTTATATTCATGGCCAATGTGATGAATGAAGGAGAGATTACCGATAAGCTTTTCAGATTCTGTAATGGTCTTTTTGGCCGTATGCGCGGTGGTACCGCACAGGTCAATGTTGCCGCATCCTTGATATTTTCTGGTATGACCGGAAGTGCAATTGCAGATGCTTCTGGTATTGGTCTGATGGAAATAGAGCAGATGAAGAAAGAGGGATATGACACTGAGTTCAGTTGTGCTCTTACTGCTGCTTCAGCTACTGTTGGACCAATATTTCCACCATCCATACCTATGGTCATCTATGCAATGATTTCTGGAGCGTCAATAGGAAAGCTTTTCATGGGTGGGATGGTTCCTGGTCTCATTCTTTCTCTCTTGCTCGGTATTTATGTTGCTATTATCTCCATTAAGAGGAAATATCCTCGTGGGGAGCAGATGGCATTCAGGATGTTTTTGAGGGTCACTCTTGAGGCTTTTCCTGCACTTTTTACCGTAATATTGTTGCTTGGAGGTATCTATCTTGGTGTTGTGACTCCAACAGAAGCTGGTGCTCTATCTTCTGCATATGCAATACTCATCTCAATACTCATCTATCACAACCTAGGACCTAAGAAGATGTGGAGGATCATAAAGAAAAGTGCGGCTAACACTGCTACCTTGGCATTGTTGGCAGGATCTTCGATGTTGTTTTCCTACATTATTTCCCTGGAACAAGTACCAAGAGTTATTGCAGCTTTTGTTATGGGACTTACAGAGAATAAATATATCTTCCTATTTATTGTCAATATTGTGTTCCTGTTGCTTGGCTGTGTGCTTGATGTCAGCACCATCCAGTTGGTTTTCGTCCCGATGGTACTGCCTTTAGTAAATGCCTTTGGCATTGATTTGGTCCATTTTGGTGTTGTCATCTGCTTGAATATGATGATTGGACTCTCTACACCACCCTTTGGAATGTTGTTGTTTATTGTCTCAGGCCTAGGAAAGGCAAAGATAAGTGGGGTAATTCGAGAAATAATCCCAATGATAGCTGTCATGATAGCACTCTTGTTTGCAATTACTTACATCCCTGATATTGTGATGTGGATTCCCAATAATCTCATGTAA